The Quercus lobata isolate SW786 chromosome 9, ValleyOak3.0 Primary Assembly, whole genome shotgun sequence region CCCTCCCTGTTCACCCTTttcatatttatcaaaatttctGTCAAACggatataaaattataaatgcaacATCCCTCACGTGAACTGGCTTTATAATGAGTGATTAGTGTTGTTAAGTAATGCAAGAGACGTTTTAAGTAACCgtttattataaaagaaaacacaattttttaccccaaaaaagaaaaagaaaaagaaaaagaaaaaaaaacacaattattttttatttattttaagagatGCACAATAGTTTAATAAATagttttagcaattttttataaaaaaattaaattttttacagTTTCTAATATTTCTAATATTAAAAAGATGCTTAAAAAAAtagcatcaatttttttttaaatttaacgAATACCATTCAAAGAaactttatatttataaaataatattgatagagaataaaaataatgctagtaTCATGATAAACATGACCATTTTTTTCACCATTTGCCTAGAATTGTAAATGGTTGATCCACAAATCCAGggcaaattttaacaaaattaggggttaaattttttttttttttttggggtagaAATCTAAATTGCGGGTTTTGTTtattagaaaatcaaagatcacGCAAATCCATAAAGGCAATGGTCTcgcaaaaagagaaaaaaaacaaaaaacgatAAAGCTTTTACGCATGAACAAGAATTTCTGACACAAAGTACTTTATTGGCTCCTGCTCCAAAAAAAAGTACTTTATTGGCTCAATGCCAGCTCATTCAATGTGCTTGACCGCACACAAGCATGAGTAGGGCTCACAAGTCAGAGCTCTGAAGCCAAATTGTCTTTTCAGTCACTATCTTTTTTGTCCGTTACATTGATTGAGTGAcgccaaaatatcaaaatttgaatttatttaaaatttaatgcaTTACAAATCATTATGAGATTTAAATAGGAATAATGTTATAGatgtaaattattttagaaaagttaaaaaaaaattattttaggaaaatggTGAGgggtaattattaataaataaaaaagtgttatTTATGgtaaagttaaataaaaattaataaaaaattggacgTTTACAAATAATTTGTACATGTATTGCTCCTTGAGTATAATCTTGTCCGTTAAAGGTTCCACTTCTTCACTTTCCCTTGCCTATTCACTCGCTCTGTGAAGTAGCAAGCAAGTGGACTTGGCCATTGAACAAGTTTCTTGTAAGTGTTTATtctctcttaatatatagatttctatgtgtttctatttttaatatttcgtctataatatatagagatttCTTTTTGTGATTATGTGATATGTTTCTATTAAACATGCTTTACCATCTTATGGATATGAATCTTTGTCTGATATATGGTTCTTTCTTCTGATTTTCTAAACAGGtgtttcttcaatttttttttgaaaaatcaaacaataacCAAtaatgggtttgtttgattCACCCACATCTACAAAACAACGAGGTTTTGTATTTTCTTCCAACTCTAATAGAGTGTGTGATGTGACTGTAATGGGTGCTAAAAGTGATGCTGAATCTAATAAGCTTAATGTTCCTAGTAGCAGTGTTAAGGAGATGCACAAAAAGCCAAGGGTTTTGAGGGACTTCCCTGTTAAACGGGATTTCCCTACTGGCTTTGGTCCATCAGTTTCTGCTTCTTCTAAGTCTAACACCAGTGTTTTAGTTAAGAGGAAGTCCATGGAAGAAACCAAACCTTTGGTTTTTTCAGATGATAAATGTGGTGGAACTTCCAAAAGAACTAACATGATGTatagaaatgaagaaaatgaggatgtTGTGAAAAAAAAGGTAAGTGTTGTGTCTAAGTATTTGAAACCTATTGATAATCGCAAGAAAGTGGAGGAGTCTTTGATTCTATTCAGAGAGTTATTGAACAAGCGCATGAGAGAATTGAAAGCAGAGTCAGGAATAAAAAATGGGGCAACCAGGCTTGCTTATATCGCAGCAGCAACAGATCTTCGATGGGAGCGAAAATGGGTTAACGTAGAGAAACGGATAGGAGCTGTTCCTGGAGTTGAAGTTGGTGACAAGTTTGAGTGTGCAACTGAACTGAATGTTGTTGGCCTTCATCGTCAGTTTCAAGGTGGAATTGATTACATGGTGAAGGGTGGACAAAAATTAGCGACGAGTATTGTTGCTTCCGGTCGTTATGTCAATGACATTATATCATCTGAGGTCTTGATTTATTCAGGTCAAGGTGGGAATCCAAGTGTTGGAAGAAGTAAGCCAAAAGATCAGAAGCTTGAACGTGGAAACCTTGCTTTGAAGAATAGTATGGAAGCTAGAACTCCTGTAAGGGTAATTCGTGGCTCTGAAGTTTCCAAGGCTTCAAAAACCGTAGTATACATCTATGATGGCTTGTATCTTGTGGATAAATGTATGCAAGAAAGAGGAGCATTTGGAAAACTTGTATTCAAGTTCGAGTTAAGAAGGATTCCGGGGCAACCGAAGCTTACCATGtagaagtttttatttatttttagaatcagttaagatttctttgttttgtagACATAGCTTTGTGCAATTGAAGTGCTTTCTTTAGGTTTTTAATAAATGCTGTTAAACTCTTGTTAATGTTTGGATATCATGAGATGTTTGGGGAAATTATCAAGGATTATCATGGAAACTTTGAACAAAATACCATCAAAGATTCAAAGTAATTAATTAGAGCAAGGACATACTgcagttttgaaaaatattggcTTGTATCTCATAGATTGCCGACCACCTATTGTAGCCAAGTGATGGTGATAATGTTTACCATCGCAAATTCTGAAATCTATTCAGAAATTCCTTAAACTCTTTCCTAAAACCAAAGTAGTAAAAACCAAATAGATAAGTGCAAGTCTTACTCTAGCGTGTGAATTGAATGTCATACTGGATATTACCATGTTatcaataatttaaacaaacattTATTAACTCTATTTTGGTATTTATATAAGTTATTGATATATGGCAAAATCCTGTTCACtcatttcataataaattaataggATTTTAAGCACTCTATAAAGTGTGTTAAAAGGACTAATTGGAATATTGCAAGGACCTATTCAAGGCTTATTCTTCAGAAAGCATTACAAGCACTGATCCGGGCATAACGTCTCTCCTTGGTATACCAAAGAACTCAGTTCTACATTTTTGTGAATTAATACAATAATCCAAACCACAAGAAGATACATCTCAACACCAAGATGGACCTCAACTTGGTCTGCATAGAACATGAAAGGGAAGGAAATTTTTAAGCAGTAGGATTTCTACAAAAACTGGCCAGATATAACCCATCAGATCTCAGAGTTTCACTAGTTACTGTCTCAAACCCAGATCATAACCATTAAGTATTCATTTGTATGCATTCTCTGCCAAGATTTTCTATTAAACAAACATGCTAATGGGATTAAATCACAAATTAGCAATAAGTacgaaaaagaggaaaataaatgaaagattttgtaacaaatttttgCACAATAAGCAGAATTGACTAGATTTttcttcaacaaaattttctgtgctttcatcttctcatTTACATAACAGTGATAGTACAATATACATGTTGATCTGTAAAGGAACTAAAAAGATCAAtgtgcattttttgttttttttaaaaaaaaggagtaaaagaTCATGATGCTATTTTGTACAATAATTAAATGTAAATAACAAGAAGAGACAGAACCAAGCATGAGGAAACCAACCGTTTCAGTTCTCATCATCTTAATGGGGATGTCTTCAGAGACAAAAAACTGTCCAGATCTGAGATTCTCGAATTGTCAACAGTAGGTGGTCCAAAAACCTCCCAAAAGCGAAGAGTCTCATCTGCCCCAGCTGATACCGCAGTTATACCATCAGGGCTCTGCATTAAATCAGCAAAGGAACTGATTTCATGTATTTTGAAGATACACTCTATAGTCTACCTGCCAGTTAGGCTGTTCTTTGAAATTCTAACAGCCTCATTGATACCTTGTATGGTATCTAATGCACAAATATGTCATCTTGCATAGGGCCA contains the following coding sequences:
- the LOC115960480 gene encoding histone-lysine N-methyltransferase, H3 lysine-9 specific SUVH5-like; amino-acid sequence: MGLFDSPTSTKQRGFVFSSNSNRVCDVTVMGAKSDAESNKLNVPSSSVKEMHKKPRVLRDFPVKRDFPTGFGPSVSASSKSNTSVLVKRKSMEETKPLVFSDDKCGGTSKRTNMMYRNEENEDVVKKKVSVVSKYLKPIDNRKKVEESLILFRELLNKRMRELKAESGIKNGATRLAYIAAATDLRWERKWVNVEKRIGAVPGVEVGDKFECATELNVVGLHRQFQGGIDYMVKGGQKLATSIVASGRYVNDIISSEVLIYSGQGGNPSVGRSKPKDQKLERGNLALKNSMEARTPVRVIRGSEVSKASKTVVYIYDGLYLVDKCMQERGAFGKLVFKFELRRIPGQPKLTM